A DNA window from Centroberyx gerrardi isolate f3 chromosome 5, fCenGer3.hap1.cur.20231027, whole genome shotgun sequence contains the following coding sequences:
- the fblim1 gene encoding filamin-binding LIM protein 1: MASAASPKKMVSSVFITLASPHGATVTQQQHALQTHDAPARDKQHAAVRVNPSDSTYALSQRRKKEGGSPSESCSSTDSVGRTHAGGLARASDRSPTATQQRGKADRCTEESFPPPPSLLSSRGKTPSEDSAPPLPPPPQELLSHPLSPGQLPVYNKQLKTRTPSSGVDRNEQSHGIHKNGQDMSQDSKDVCGFCRKTVALNQPAIEALNRTYHDSCFQCRYCHTPLAGKQYYNKAGIPLCEDCHQASLELCWACGEVIKDKMIRALERAYHPTCFTCTTCNQQIGKERFAQGEVGEVYCLQDYYRKYAPQCSVCKQLIIPKEDGTDIYTVECVGRSFHEDCYRCEICAIQLSPEPNDHGCYPLDGKILCKSCHLTLVSGQH; the protein is encoded by the exons ATGGCATCTGCAGCATCACCAAAGAAGATGGTGTCCTCTGTCTTCATCACTCTGGCATCTCCTCACGGAGCCACTgtgacacagcagcagcacgcCCTCCAAACTCACGATGCCCCTGCGAGAGACAAGCAGCACGCTGCTGTGCGCGTTAACCCAAGTGACAGCACCTATGCACTCAGTCAAAGACGTAAGAAAGAGGGTGGCTCACCGTCTGAGTCGTGCAGTAGCACAGACAGCGTCGGTCGGACTCATGCAGGTGGCTTGGCCAGAGCCTCAGACAGAAGCCCCACCGCCACCCAGCAAAGGGGCAAAGCTGACAGGTGTACTGAAG AGtccttccctccacctccctcacTGCTCTCATCTCGGGGGAAAACGCCGTCTGAGGATTCGGCacctccactgcctcctcctccccaagaGCTTCTCTCCCACCCTTTGTCCCCAGGCCAATTGCCAGTTTATAACAAACAG CTGAAGACAAGAACACCATCTAGTGGGGTGGATCGAAATGAACAATCCCATGGGATCCACAAAAATGGCCAAGACATGAGTCAAGACAGTAAAG ACGTGTGTGGCTTCTGTCGGAAGACTGTGGCTCTTAATCAACCTGCAATAGAGGCCTTAAACAGGACTTACCATGACAGTTGCTTCCAGTGTAGATATTGCCACACTCCACTGGCTGGTAAACAGTACTACAACAAGGCAGGAATCCCTCTGTGTGAAGACTGCCACCAG GCCAGTTTGGAACTTTGCTGGGCATGTGGTGAAGTTATCAAGGACAAAATGATCCGTGCACTGGAGCGAGCGTACCATCCTACTTGTTTCACCTGTACAACATGTAATCAACAAATTGGAAAGGAACGATTTGCTCAGGGAGAAGTTGGGGAAGTTTATTGCCTCCAGGACTACTACAG GAAATACGCTCCACAGTGTAGCGTCTGCAAACAGCTAATCATTCCAAAAGAAGATGGCACTGATATCTACACTGTGGAGTGTGTGGGACGCTCCTTCCATGAGGACTGCTACCGCTGTGAG ATCTGTGCCATCCAGCTCTCTCCTGAACCGAACGACCATGGCTGCTATCCCTTGGATGGGAAGATTCTTTGCAAATCTTGCCATCTGACCCTGGTTTCTGGCCAGCACTAA